From Salvia splendens isolate huo1 chromosome 3, SspV2, whole genome shotgun sequence, a single genomic window includes:
- the LOC121794607 gene encoding zinc finger CCCH domain-containing protein 17-like — protein sequence MTPVQVMDANSIQGVPCKFFQSGLCLKGDWCSFTHTPNSMRYKASVVPVRAVATEPSNLNKVDISVLGKKIPPPTNKSKPIMCPLDQQLAAGGVKPDVHSNELPKNKRMIETSCINELPDYNSRPVSNENMVRVKQPYQMDDPVMIDDKNVGDDSREPSPGFDVLVDDEGRDSDFFLSEDQYGMSREYEAQNNNDNNNLTEEDIFAEADNDRYRYIHGYEPQGYPRGQYGLEQNRASSERMSAGHNGRPYARGELDLRDCLTRKKQHHGLRSVICHEQVRDKLANDHSHERYAPRHEDALSNRLQGRIRLPRRSSYPADREMIRRADNGRLSSANGWKNHKGPHFKRVKNHKESHYTTDQQQPVKRKYDTIERNGSSVSFEGPKPLEEILKRKKGEGTVNIRNSSEGENGSRIGESSVYEQRD from the coding sequence ATGACTCCGGTGCAGGTCATGGATGCAAATAGCATACAAGGGGTGCCCTGTAAATTTTTCCAAAGTGGGTTATGTCTGAAAGGTGACTGGTGTTCTTTTACTCACACACCGAATTCCATGAGATATAAAGCATCAGTGGTGCCTGTAAGAGCAGTTGCGACTGAACCTTCAAATCTCAATAAGGTTGACATCTCAGTGCTGGGAAAGAAGATTCCTCCACCAACAAATAAGAGCAAACCTATCATGTGTCCTCTAGATCAACAACTCGCAGCAGGCGGAGTGAAACCTGACGTCCATAGTAATGAACTTCCTAAAAACAAAAGGATGATCGAAACATCGTGCATCAATGAGCTTCCTGACTATAATAGCCGTCCTGTTTCTAATGAAAACATGGTCCGTGTTAAACAGCCTTATCAAATGGATGACCCTGTGATGATCGATGACAAGAATGTAGGAGATGACTCAAGGGAACCCTCACCTGGTTTTGATGTTCTTGTTGATGACGAGGGGAGAGATTCTGATTTTTTTCTAAGTGAAGACCAATATGGGATGTCAAGGGAATATGAGGCACAGAACAATAATGATAACAATAATTTGACTGAAGAAGATATATTTGCTGAAGCTGATAATGATAGGTACAGGTATATACATGGCTATGAGCCACAAGGGTACCCCAGGGGTCAATATGGTTTGGAGCAGAACAGAGCTTCATCTGAGAGGATGTCAGCAGGTCACAATGGGAGGCCTTATGCTAGGGGTGAATTAGATCTACGAGATTGTTTGACAAGGAAGAAGCAGCATCATGGTTTGAGGTCTGTAATTTGTCATGAGCAGGTTCGTGACAAGCTTGCTAATGATCATAGCCATGAAAGATATGCTCCCCGGCATGAGGATGCTCTTAGCAATCGCCTTCAAGGAAGAATAAGGCTTCCACGAAGATCATCATATCCAGCTGATAGGGAAATGATTAGGCGAGCTGACAATGGTAGACTGTCTTCTGCCAACGGATGGAAGAATCATAAAGGCCCGCACTTTAAAAGGGTTAAGAATCATAAAGAATCGCATTACACTACGGATCAACAGCAACCAGTTAAGAGAAAATATGACACCATTGAAAGAAATGGGAGCAGTGTTTCTTTTGAAGGGCCAAAGCCTCTAGAGGAGATTCTGAAACGGAAGAAAGGCGAAGGAACTGTCAACATTAGGAATTCTTCGGAGGGCGAAAATGGTAGTAGGATTGGTGAGAGTTCAGTGTATGAACAGAGGGACTAG